AACGAGACACTGAACCCCTTGACGGTTAAGAAAACGTAGCAATTCATACCCGGTGGGGCCCGCTTCATAGCAAGCGAGGATTTCGTCAGTCCCTCCCAACTGAGTCAACGGCTTCTTTACAGCCTTTGGGGTGTGCGCAATGGTTCCCCAATACCTTGCCTCCCGACGACCTACATCTGCCAAGGCCACTGCTATGGTATCCATTGATACGTCTAAACCAACGAACATTACGATATCCTACATAGTATCGGCTCCTTCACAATGTAGCTCTGATGGGACATCATTATTTCCAATCACACATATCGACTCTCGTAAGTTGCCCTTGAAAAGTGGGGACTGAGTGGTAAACTTGGAATAGGAACAAACGTTCGTATACTGAGGTGGTACTCATGAATCTCCTGGAATTTACGCAACGATTCTCTGATGAGAAATCCTGTGAGGAACGCCTCATTCAACTGCGATGGAAGGAAGGCTTCACCTGCCCCAAGTGTAATCATTCAGAAGCCATTCTGGTTCACGCGAACCACAGGCGCGACGCCGACCGCAGAGTTCCGCTGTTCGAATGCGGGCAGTGCCACCGTCAGACTTCCGTAACCGCTGGGACCATCTTTCATAAGACCAAAACGCCGCTCTACAAGTGGTTCCTGGCGATATACCTGGTCAGCAATGACAAGCGTGGTGTCTCTGCGAAAACACTTCAGCGTCACATTGGTGTCTCCTACGATACGGCTTGGCACATGCTCCATAAAATCCGTCATGCGATGGCAGAGCGCAACGCCAAGTACAAGCTGGAGGGCATCGTTCAAGTCGATGACTTCTATCTTGGTGGTAAAAGCAAAGGCAAACGGGGACGTGGCACAGTACAGTCAGCCATGGTCATGGGGGTTTCACTCAAAAAAGGAAAGCCTCAGTACTGTTTTGTTGAAGCAGTTGACGACCTGAGCAAGAGTTCGATGCTACCTGTTCTACAGTGCAATCTCGGGGCTGATGTCGTCTTAGAAACAGACGGGAATTGGTCGTATGGCGCCAGTGCAAAGGAAATGGACATCCCGCATGTGGTGACGTTGTCCAGTGACGAAAGCGCTCATGAAACGTTCCACTGGGTCGATACTTTGATTAGCAACCTGAAGGCGTTCATTGACGGCACATACCATGGACGGGAGCAGTACAAGCAGCTGTACGCTGCCGAATTTACGTACCGATTGAACCGTCGTCAAATGGGGCACGGACTCGTCGAGCACCTTCTCAACACCTGCGCTCTAGCGCACCCAATAAATGTTAGACAAACTGCCTAAGTGGGAACTCAGCCCAAGTCACTTACGAGACAAGATATGTGTGTTTCCAATAAACCTATGAAATTGTGACATGGAGCCGAGCCTGTGTTCATGATAACTAATTAGTACTACAGCGAAAGTTATGGATACTTATCTGAACATAAGGCCAATGTTCTCTTTCTGTGCGATAAATACGCGATTCTGTTTCGCTTGAGATGATATTGTATCTCATCCAGAATCTTACGGAACCAGCGTCGATCCTCCGTCAAACAGGCTACAATCAATCGTTTGGCCATCGGCATGGTCAATACAATTGCCGTTTTTTTTAAAGCGCATACGCAGTATTTGAGTGAAAAGATGCGCCATCATTACGAACAACATGTGTCTGTGCCACGCCTTATAGGACCTTGCTTCCACGTGTCCCATACCCAAATGACTTTTGCATTCCTCAAAGCACTGTTCAATCGGCCAGCGCATGGTGGCCACCCGGTTCAGCACTTCCATCGGAGTATCTTCGGGTGCATTGCAAAGCGAGTATTTGATTCTGCCATTAGCATAGCGACGGATATATAACCACACAGCCTCTTTGGGAATAACGTAGTTTCGGTAGTGCGTTGTGCTGGAACAAACTACGCATCGAATACATTTCACGTCAGCAATAATCGGTCCTTTCGCGCCCTCTGCTAACACGACTTGCTGCCACGGAATGCGTTCATCACTTGCATAATCTGAAACTTTTACTGGATGAAACGAAGGCCTTGGATATTTATATCTTCCACCCGTGGGCTTTGAGACAGGAATCTCCATCGTAGGCATATCAGCAAATACAAGCTCATTTGCACGGACATCCGCAAAGTAGAAGCTGCCCTCTGGTAAAGATTCAAGAAAGTCACGGTCACATCCAAAAGCAGCGTCACAACCAATCCATCGGAACGGGAATCGGCCAGAGCCTGCTACGGCTTGGATCATCTCCGTCGCCAATTGATTCTTCGTCTTGAACTGAAGATCTTCGGGTACTGCACATTCTTTGCGAAGCTCAGTGTAGTCCTCTGTAAACCACAGCTGTGGCATGTACAGTCGTCTATCTACCAGCCCGTATCCCTTGATACTGGAATAACCCACAAACACGCCAGCCTGGCAATTATCTGTCTTCCCGAGTATGCCACAATGCTGGCGAGCGACTCCAACCGAGTTGGCGCCTTTCTTGGGGAAGTCAGAGCCGTCGACGTTGATCATTCCATTTTCATCGCCGATAAGTTCTGCTAATTGCGCCTGATAGGTACCTAGCATCTTCTCATCGTCAAAAGTCGAGTTCTTGAAAAACATTTGTAACGGTCGTACGCCTTTACTGCCTGTATATCGAAGCGCAACTGGTTCAATCGACTTGCGCTCTAGGTCACTGAGAAGTCCCTTGATAAACGTGTCCGCAAGGTGCTTTTGTTCGGCACGGCGATAGCAAGTGCGGTAGCTGTTCAGATATTCTTCCAACATCTCAGGGATCAACGTAATACCCTGGTTTTCAATTCCGCAATCTTCAAGAATGTGAGGATCATAGTCTGGGATGGACAACATCATACGGGGTTCCCTCCCTGCTGCCGCTGTGTGGACATGTGGGGGACGGGAATTGGGTAGACCAAGTCGTTTACGAAAATGTGGATCCAGTACATAGATGAAGACTGTTTTTCGATTACCGTGATACCGATATGCCTTTCCTTGTTTGGAGAATCCCTGTGTTTCACCAAGACATTTCCATCCAGCCGCCTTGTAACAGATCCCCTCGTAACGAGACCGATCCACAAAGGTTTCCACCAAAAACAAGTGGGTTTTGTATAGTTGAAACCAGTCATGGCACAAACGTTGCAAAGTCCGGGATAACAGATGCGATGCCAAGTTTGGTACCTGAACCCAGGGAAGGATGAGGAAGCGGTTGTTACACACAACCCGCTCCAAATATTTTTGTTTCAATGTTTCGTCCCAACCAATGAAACGATCACGAACCCCAACTCTGAGTGTCGGCCTGTTGTAACTAATGGCAGCAAGTGGCCGATCTCCGAGAAACGCCAGGTATTTGATACGTGGGCCATACATTTTGCTGTATCCCAGATAATGAAAGTCTCGTACAAGTTGATCCCACGTTTGTTCAAAAGCCGTACCATTCACGAGCAGAATCTGGACGGGTACAAGAGTGTCGACCCTGCCTCTGATCACGTCAGAGTTTAGCATTTTGCTGAGTTTATCCATGTATACCCTGGTTCCCCTACTTGAATAACGTAACAATTACTGATAAGCCGTCCCCTTGGTAAATATGGTAAACTCATTCACGCATTTTGTCCAGTCACACCAACTTTCGCTGTAGTATTAGGGGCTGCTGAATGATTTAGTACTTGGCCCCTAGGGTGTCAAAAATCCATGCTCAAGACTTTTCCAAACTGGAGCCCAAAAAGAAGCCGTAGCCTCTTTTCCAGGTTCATGACCCGCTTGAAGAGCGATGACGGTCTCGCTGCTCTGACGAAGGCGTGCCCGAATTAGACCAAGTCCGTAGTTTGGCTTTGCTTCTCCGAATTTACCTTCTACCACGTTTCGTTCGCCCATGTCTTGCCGCTCCAGTTTTCGTTCCTCTGGTTCCACGTGCTTTGGTGGTCTTCCTAGCTTGGGGCCGCTCAGTCGGATGCCGTGCTCTTTGCAATACCTGAGATTCTCTCGCGTTCGATAGACCTTGTCGGCCAGAATCGCTTCTGGATAAAATCCAAAGCGCTACCGACTCAATCAGCGTTGTGCCCTCGTTGAAGCTATCCCAACTCGTTTTCTCCATCAAGGAGTATCCGTCCACCACGCTGATGGCAACTTTTTCGGACCGAACTCCACATTCGCCTTTGCTTTTCCACGTACAATCGGCCGTACGTCGGGTTGAGCGATGCTTACGATTCTGTCATCTACGCGATGACTGTGCGATTGGTACATCTCTCGTTGTTGTCGATGCAGCTCACCAACGACCAAGAGCTCACGATATTGTCGCCGCGAAAGTACGGTGAGTGGCGTGTGTGCCACCAGCTGTTCTATGAACCTCAAGTCCCGTGCCACATAGCGCAATTGTCGTCCAACCGCCTTGCGAATCTCTCGTCCACTTGGTTTGCGGTTCTTCGCCGTTCTCGGGTAGTCACGGCGGGCTTGGTACCGCCGGTCCCTGGGCTTTTTCATGTTCCCTCGATGCGGTGCGTGGAGCGTGTCAATGATATCTTCCAGCTTCTCACGAGCTGTGTTCAGCAGCGACAAGTCTGTTGGATACGCGATATCTGATGGTGCACAGGTCGTATCCAGAATCAGCTTCCATTGATGGGTCAGGGGTTCTTGAGGTTCCACTTCTGAGTCACCATTTGGGTTTGCCTCGGTCGAAGTTGGCGGTTCGTCCTTGTGCTCATCGTCGTCCCCGCCTTCTTCTTGGCGAGCCGCTTGCACGATCCACTCATTCACTTGGTTGATGACCTCCGGTCCCAATCGCTTACGGAGATAGGTGAGGAGTGAGGGGTCAAAAGGCGGCTCTTCCCGATATCCTTCAAGTCCAAGGAAGTACTGCAGATACGGGTTTTTCGTGATGTGCTGAACCAGGTGACGGTCCGAAAAGCCTTCGCGTTCCTGAATGATGAGCGCGCCAAGCGCCATCCGAACGGATATCGCCCGTCTGCCTCGAGGATCCTTACCGAAGCGCTGGATTTACTCCTCTTCCAATCGCCGCCACGGGATGAGATACGATAGCTGAACCCAGCGCTTGTGTTCGCTCAATCGGCCCCCGAAGGGCAAAAAGAAGTCTCCCGGAAGTATTTGTTGGTCCTGATGATTCGCGTACAATGTCCTTCCCCCAAGTGCACGGTTTTTTACTCAATCCGCTCAAACTCCATATACTTTCATTCGACAAATTGCATGCGAATTCCTTGCTGCAACAGGGTTTTTACTTCATTCAGCAGGCCCTATCTATCCCTTTGCATTGGCGATACATATATTCACTCCCCATCTACATTGCGATCTATCTGACTGCCCATTATCTTGCCCGCAGTAACTCGTTTGAAAATTGGGTCGGTAAAATTTAGCATTTCATGAGAATTCGATAGGGTGGTGGTGCTGACGCCGCGTTCACGGGGCTTAAAATGCATTGTACGGAAGCGAATGTTCAATCAATGGACGATTGTTCAATTAACCTCTGGAGGAAATTAGCAACAAACCCTGAGTAAACGACACAAAGAGACAAATTAGGCGTTCTTGTCGTGTAGGGGGACGTTCCGGGGCAGGTACAGCGGTAAGTCGCCTCTGCGTTATTTTGGCGGAGAGGTTTTTATGATGGGGGGTGTTTATGTGAATGCAAGTAGCTTGCGTGCGTTCTGTCACCGCTCTCGCGAGTGGTCAAGGGCTACAAGGGGCATGGAATTATTCCAAATGGCCGCTATATACTTACGAAGGTTCGCTGACGCTGACTCTGGATTTTTTGTCTATCGGAAACGAGTTCTGACAAACGGCGTAACTCCGCAAACTCCGACTGTGTATGCTTCGTGGGGCGTGTTTGCAGGCGATGAAAAATCATTGCAAACCGATGTTGAGGACGGAGTTCCTCTATGCTCTCTCGAATCGCCGCGTTCAACTCAGCACCATCACCCCACCGAGGAGAACGAATCACGAGTCGTTCGGTATCAAACTCCTCTGGAAAGTCCATTAAGACTGAACTCGCTATCAAGTGTCATCGTCCCTTCTTCCTTGCCATGCACTAGGTCAGATGGAGTTGCTACATCCGCTCATGGAACGATGGCGGCTTATAGAAGATATGCCACCCGATTTACAAGTGGCGTGGACAGGGTATGGGTTACTCGAAGTGGGCGTCTGGCCGCTTGTATCACGGGAACAGATCGATTGTAGTGGCCCGAACCTAACCCACGTCCGGGCGGCTCACAATAGAGACAGGGACAGCCCTGACGGATTCGTGTGCGGCACAGGTTTCGCTTGCCCTAGACTTGATACTGACTGGAAGAATCACCGAAGAAGCGAGTCAGCGTGACCTCCTTACGGGATTGTTCAACCGCCGAGGCTTAGAAGCACGACTCCCTCAATTACTACAAGATTGCGAGGTCTCCGGCAACCAGCTTGTGTTTGGCTTGTTCGATATGGATGACTGAAACAGGTTAATGACACGGAAGGTCATCCGTCGAGGGACAATGCACTGCGGCAAATAGCTGGTATCATTAGTCGGAACGTGCGAGTTGGTGATCTGGTGGCTCGATTTGGTGGAGATGAGTTTGCCGTGCTCATGCAGTACGACCAGGCCGACGCATTTGCCGCTAGGGAAAGGATTCAGCGGGCAGTTGAGGAACAGTCGGACGGGCTTTCGGTTAGTGTAGGAGGGGCCGTGTGGGGACTCGAAGGCGACTCCTTGGAGCAATGCTATGCGATAGCCGATGAACAGTTGTACGAATGTAAGCGGCTTGCCAAGGTGAATATGAGCATATAGATTTCACGAGAACAGCTGGGTAAAATGGATATATATATTGAAGTTGGCGGCGGTGACGTGATGAGTTTGACAGATGAGTTGAGAGTATATTGTATCCCATGTGGGCAGTATTCCTGTAAAGAAGCAAAATCGGGTTTGAGACAATAAAAAGCTCCTGATAGTGTTGATGTCGACGAAAACACACCACTAATCAGGAGGCTTTTACAAGATGAGTATAACGCAGAACGGTAAGATTCGCAGGATCACAGATTCAACCTTGGTTGTCGATGCAGACATTGCCAAGAAGGTTCACGTGGCTCGGGCGTGTGACGTGCGAGGCGTGGAACTTGGAAAGCCGCTGACCTTCGACAACACAAGGCATGGCTTTGTAAGGCTCGTCACATGGATTCATTCGCTCATGGTTGACCACAGTTGTGACAGCGTTGGGTTTGGTGTTGAGCCCACGGGGCATTATTGGATGAACTTAGCTCAGTTTCTTCGTCGTGAAGGGATTCATGTCGTGCTAGTAAATCCGCTCCACGTGAAGAAGACCAAGGAACTGGAGGACAACAGTCCGACAAAGAACGACCGCAAAGATGCTCGTGTCATTGGACTCCTGGTCAAAGATGGACGGTACTCCGAACCCAACATTCCGGAAGATATCTACGCTGACTTGCGTGTTGGAATGAACGAAAGAGACCGTTTGTCCGAAGACCTGAAGCGAGTCCAAGGAAGTATTCATGACTGGTTGGATCGTTTCTTCCCAGAGTTCACAGAGGTGTTCAAGGACTGGGAAGGCAAATCGGCTCTCGTGTGCTTACACCAGTTCCCGTGCCCAACAGATATTCAGGGGAACACAACATCCGAAATCGTTCAGGCATGGCGGGATGGCGGCATTGGACGAGGCGTTGGCAAGAGCAAAGCGAACCTCCTCAAGGAGAAGGCTGAGGAGTCTGTTGGGCTCACAGAAGGAATGCAGATGGCTCGCAAGGAGTTGGAGATTCTACTTCGTCAATATGACTTGTACCAAGAACAGCTAGACCTATTGAGCGTTTGGTGAGTCAGATTCCAGGGACGCCGGAGATGATGAGTATTCCGGGCGTTGGACTCGTAACAGTGGCTGGATTCCTTGCCGAAGTCGGTGACCTTGCTGGGTATGATAACCCCAGACAGATTCAGAAACTAGCAGGGCTAAATCTGCGGGAAAACAGCTCAGGCAAGCACAAGGGACAGACGAAGATTAGTCGGCGGGGACGCCCAAGGCTGAGGTCACTCCTGTTCCGAGCTGTGATACCACTCTTGGCGAAGAACGCAGAGTTCCAGGAGTTGCACCGCTACTACACCCAGCGAACGCAGAATCCGTTGAAAAAGATGCAGCCAGCAATAGCCCTAAGTTGTCGCTTGATTCGAGTTTTATTTGCACTGGGACGTATGCAAATCCCGTACGATCCTGTAAAAGTGCTTGGACCTATGCACATGGAACGATTACAGAACGCTGCTTAAGACCTTTCGATTCACTCTGATTCTCTGCCATTTCGCATTCACTCAACTGACAAACGAAGCACGGATTAGCCGGTACGATCGCATAAATGAGGGCAATGACCCTTGCGGGCAGCAGAATACGGCATCCACCCTTTGACAGGCAGGACGATGAAATTTCACGGGCTCCGATGAGACCATGGGAGACTTGAGAGGGTAAGCCACAAAGGTGCATGTGGACAT
The Alicyclobacillus curvatus genome window above contains:
- a CDS encoding transposase gives rise to the protein MDTIAVALADVGRREARYWGTIAHTPKAVKKPLTQLGGTDEILACYEAGPTGYELLRFLNRQGVQCLVVAPTLIPQRPGDRVKTDWRDAIRLAQLLRAHELMPVYVMYPLTEDPKSKARVA
- a CDS encoding IS1595 family transposase; translation: MNLLEFTQRFSDEKSCEERLIQLRWKEGFTCPKCNHSEAILVHANHRRDADRRVPLFECGQCHRQTSVTAGTIFHKTKTPLYKWFLAIYLVSNDKRGVSAKTLQRHIGVSYDTAWHMLHKIRHAMAERNAKYKLEGIVQVDDFYLGGKSKGKRGRGTVQSAMVMGVSLKKGKPQYCFVEAVDDLSKSSMLPVLQCNLGADVVLETDGNWSYGASAKEMDIPHVVTLSSDESAHETFHWVDTLISNLKAFIDGTYHGREQYKQLYAAEFTYRLNRRQMGHGLVEHLLNTCALAHPINVRQTA
- a CDS encoding IS701 family transposase yields the protein MDKLSKMLNSDVIRGRVDTLVPVQILLVNGTAFEQTWDQLVRDFHYLGYSKMYGPRIKYLAFLGDRPLAAISYNRPTLRVGVRDRFIGWDETLKQKYLERVVCNNRFLILPWVQVPNLASHLLSRTLQRLCHDWFQLYKTHLFLVETFVDRSRYEGICYKAAGWKCLGETQGFSKQGKAYRYHGNRKTVFIYVLDPHFRKRLGLPNSRPPHVHTAAAGREPRMMLSIPDYDPHILEDCGIENQGITLIPEMLEEYLNSYRTCYRRAEQKHLADTFIKGLLSDLERKSIEPVALRYTGSKGVRPLQMFFKNSTFDDEKMLGTYQAQLAELIGDENGMINVDGSDFPKKGANSVGVARQHCGILGKTDNCQAGVFVGYSSIKGYGLVDRRLYMPQLWFTEDYTELRKECAVPEDLQFKTKNQLATEMIQAVAGSGRFPFRWIGCDAAFGCDRDFLESLPEGSFYFADVRANELVFADMPTMEIPVSKPTGGRYKYPRPSFHPVKVSDYASDERIPWQQVVLAEGAKGPIIADVKCIRCVVCSSTTHYRNYVIPKEAVWLYIRRYANGRIKYSLCNAPEDTPMEVLNRVATMRWPIEQCFEECKSHLGMGHVEARSYKAWHRHMLFVMMAHLFTQILRMRFKKNGNCIDHADGQTIDCSLFDGGSTLVP
- a CDS encoding GGDEF domain-containing protein, with the protein product MKQVNDTEGHPSRDNALRQIAGIISRNVRVGDLVARFGGDEFAVLMQYDQADAFAARERIQRAVEEQSDGLSVSVGGAVWGLEGDSLEQCYAIADEQLYECKRLAKVNMSI